A DNA window from Vigna unguiculata cultivar IT97K-499-35 chromosome 10, ASM411807v1, whole genome shotgun sequence contains the following coding sequences:
- the LOC114167597 gene encoding NAC domain-containing protein 35-like isoform X1 — protein MCSPKPTEIVGYGFRPTDEELVDFYLKHKLLGDDPRVHVLTHIDLCDVEPWEVPALLAKSEVQFKDPEWFFFSPVDFKYSNSKRVNRRTKCGFWKPTGKDRDVRTWDTNTVIGTKKTLVFHNGSASKGVKANWVIHEYHALNFHQSQKAFVLCRLIKKPGKITEGKTDAVICDEVESSINLVSDYENQTRTERVPSGGMFTGVETICEATDQTDKGISPIEASIIDVEQYETSSLNSSSINAYFKNENNNTKISFKSMQNAYDNIQILNENNQISSPNLKTSLRNFHTPSESTWIPYEMTDISQIPFKSIQNSYEISQISYEILQTLLKSIGNSNEISQIPFDNTQISHEKFQTSCENNQIPFQITQNPCEITHTSFEVTQIPNEDSQAPFKIIETPFENNSITFKTTQIPYKNSQITSETVQHSFETTQTPFETIPKEELPNSHESLTIDEENMFGFLNCFTQSESLKRAYYESTCTDEEVVPNQDANIEDIPTMSTEYLISDKYHSLKWFKTSYDIGHGDTCLLSSNQEPNQESIWQDDFWGSGDIML, from the exons ATGTGTTCACCAAAACCAACGGAGATTGTGGGATACGGTTTTCGTCCCACAGATGAAGAACTTGTCGACTTTTACCTCAAACACAAGTTGCTCGGTGATGATCCCCGTGTCCACGTCTTGACTCACATAGATCTCTGCGATGTGGAACCTTGGGAAGTACCAG CGTTGTTAGCAAAATCAGAAGTACAATTCAAAGACCCAGAATGGTTTTTCTTCAGTCCTGTTGATTTCAAGTATTCAAATAGTAAAAGGGTTAATAGAAGAACCAAGTGTGGGTTCTGGAAACCCACTGGAAAAGACCGTGATGTTAGAACCTGGGACACCAACACTGTAATAGGAACTAAGAAGACTCTTGTTTTCCATAATGGCTCAGCTTCCAAAGGTGTCAAGGCCAACTGGGTTATTCACGAATATCATGCTCTTAACTTTCATCAAAGCCAG AAGGCTTTTGTTTTATGCCGGTTGATAAAGAAACCTGGGAAAATAACTGAAGGAAAAACTGATGCAGTGATATGTGATGAAGTTGAATCCAGTATAAACCTGGTTTCTGACTATGAAAATCAGACAAGAACAGAAAGAGTTCCATCT GGAGGTATGTTTACCGGGGTGGAAACAATCTGTGAGGCAACAGATCAAACAGACAAAGGCATCTCGCCAATTGAAGCTTCAATAATTGATGTTGAGCAGTATGAAACATCTTCTCTAAACTCTTCATCAATCAATgcctattttaaaaatgaaaacaataatactaaaatttcattcaaaagtATGCAGAATGCATATGACAATATCCAAATtctaaatgaaaataatcaaatttcaagtccaaatttaaaaacttcatTGAGAAATTTTCATACACCTTCTGAGAGTACATGGATCCCATATGAAATGACTGATATTTCACAAATTCCATTTAAAAGTATCCAGAATTCATATGAAATTAGCCAAATTTCATATGAAATTTTGCAAACTCTATTGAAAAGTATCGGGAATTCAAATGAAATTAGTCAAATTCCATTTGACAATACCCAGATTTCACATGAAAAATTTCAGACTTCATGTGAAAATAACCAGATTCCATTTCAAATTACTCAGAATCCATGTGAAATTACCCACACTTCATTTGAAGTTACCCAGATTCCGAATGAAGATTCGCAAGCTCCATTTAAAATTATCGAGACTCCATTTGAAAATAACTCAATTACATTTAAAACTACCCAAATTCCATATAAAAATTCACAGATAACATCTGAAACTGTACAACATTCATTTGAAACTACGCAAACTCCTTTTGAAACTATACCGAAAGAGGAGTTGCCGAATTCTCATGAGAGTTTAAcaattgatgaagaaaacaTGTTCGGTTTTCTTAATTGCTTCACTCAATCAGAGTCATTGAAAAGAGCATACTACGAAAGCACATGTACAGATGAAGAAGTCGTCCCTAATCag GATGCTAATATTGAGGATATTCCAACTATGAGTACTGAATATCTTATTTCAGACAAATACCATTcattaaaatggtttaaaacaTCATATGATATTGGACATGGTGACACATGTCTTCTATCTTCTAACCAAGAACCAAATCAAGAAAGTATATGGCAAGATGATTTCTGGGGGAGTGGAGACATCATGTTATGA
- the LOC114166081 gene encoding B3 domain-containing transcription factor NGA1-like isoform X3 — protein sequence MDLTLGGSKDEGNLQGSGGGAASSVFPHHATASSSADANVSNLQQPSEKEHMFDKVVTPSDVGKLNRLVIPKQHAEKYFPLDSSANEKGLLLNFEDRNGKLWRFRYSYWNSSQSYVMTKGWSRFVKEKKLDAGDIVSFQRGVGELYRHRLYIDWRRRPDHHHHHGPDPSASLFTPFFLPNQPHFIRWGATGRFYSLPSPNPPRHHDHLNQHLNYNNTMYHQHHHPFHHQLQGAAAAAGGNGTHHYNYHDMSSSGSGSVYYLRSTPPPMPFADHQTLNTRQQQQQEGGNVSSHTPIIIDSVPVAHHHHHLHHHHHGGSSTSTSPSTAGKRLRLFGVNMECASSTSEDPNCFSLLSSSSMAHATMANSNSPPSSSLPPLQLLREDSLSSPSSARFGDQRGEQQQQPSMLFDLDPSLQYRQ from the coding sequence ATGGACTTGACACTGGGGGGCAGCAAGGATGAGGGGAATTTGCAGGGATCAGGAGGTGGTGCTGCTTCTTCTGTGTTTCCTCATCATGCAACTGCTAGTTCTTCTGCCGATGCTAACGTTAGCAACCTGCAGCAGCCTTCTGAGAAGGAGCACATGTTTGACAAAGTTGTGACGCCGAGTGATGTGGGTAAGCTGAACCGGTTGGTGATACCAAAGCAGCACGCTGAGAAGTATTTCCCTCTTGATTCCTCGGCCAATGAGAAGGGGCTGCTGCTAAATTTTGAGGACAGGAATGGTAAGTTATGGAGGTTCAGGTACTCCTATTGGAACAGCAGCCAGAGCTATGTGATGACCAAAGGCTGGAGCCGTTTTGTGaaggagaagaagcttgatgcCGGTGACATTGTGTCCTTCCAGCGAGGTGTAGGGGAGTTGTATAGGCATAGGTTGTACATAGATTGGAGGAGAAGGCCCGATCACCATCACCATCATGGCCCTGACCCTTCAGCCTCCCTTTTCACACCTTTCTTCCTTCCCAATCAGCCTCACTTCATCAGATGGGGTGCCACTGGCAGATTCTACTCCCTCCCCTCTCCCAACCCACCACGCCACCATGACCATTTGAACCAACACCTCAATTACAACAACACCATgtatcatcaacatcaccatccCTTTCATCACCAATTGCAAggtgctgctgctgctgctggaGGAAATGGAACTCATCACTACAACTATCATGACATGAGTAGTTCAGGATCTGGCTCCGTCTATTACCTCAGGTCTACCCCCCCACCAATGCCATTCGCCGATCACCAAACCTTGAACAcaagacaacaacaacaacaagagggGGGGAATGTTTCTTCTCATACTCCTATAATCATTGATTCTGTTCCGGTTGCTCACCACCACCATcatctccaccaccaccaccatggtGGTTCTAGTACTAGCACAAGTCCTAGCACTGCAGGGAAAAGACTTAGGCTGTTTGGGGTGAATATGGAATGTGCTTCTTCAACATCAGAAGACCCCAACTGCTTCAGCTTATTGTCCTCATCTTCAATGGCACATGCGACAATGGCTAATTCCAATTCACCTCCCTCTTCTTCACTACCACCTCTTCAGCTTTTGAGGGAAGACTCACTTTCATCACCATCATCGGCAAGGTTTGGGGATCAGAGAGgggaacaacaacaacaaccttcaATGCTTTTTGATCTGGATCCTTCTTTGCAATACCGGCAGTGA
- the LOC114165635 gene encoding protein NTM1-like 9, producing MDVIGFGFRPTEEELVDYYLRHRLLGNDPQGHVILDIDLCQVEPWDVPMYFEESDAQFDFPEWFFFSPVDFKYPNSKRINRTTKCGFWKPTGKDREIRSSDSNTLIATKKTLVYYKGRVSRGQKSNWVIHEYHAVTFHQSQRTFVLCRLMKKPGGTTEGGGDEGESSRIMVFDYQNHSIGTTFQQDQTSFPNPSFYDAYFRNESNIEHNSYENTRNRNS from the exons ATGGATGTTATAGGATTCGGTTTTCGTCCCACGGAAGAAGAACTTGTGGACTATTACCTCAGACATAGGTTGCTCGGTAATGATCCACAAGGCCATGTCATCCTCGACATTGACCTTTGTCAAGTGGAACCTTGGGACGTGCCAA TGTATTTCGAGGAATCAGATGCACAATTCGATTTCCCAGAATGGTTTTTCTTTAGTCCTGTTGATTTCAAGTATCCAAACAGTAAAAGGATTAACCGGACAACCAAGTGTGGCTTCTGGAAACCCACCGGAAAAGATCGTGAGATTAGAAGCTCCGACTCCAACACTCTCATTGCCACAAAGAAGACTCTTGTTTACTACAAAGGTCGCGTTTCACGTGGTCAGAAATCCAACTGGGTTATTCACGAATACCATGCTGTCACCTTTCACCAAAGCCAG AGGACTTTTGTTTTGTGTCGTCTGATGAAGAAACCTGGGGGAACAACTGAAGGTGGGGGTGATGAAGGGGAGAGCAGTAGAATCATGGTTTTTGACTATCAGAATCACTCCATAGGAACCACCTTTCAGCAAGACCAGACGTCTTTTCCAAACCCCTCATTTTACGATGCCTATTTTAGAAATGAATCTAACATTGAGCACAATTCATATGAAAATACCAGGAACAGGAATTCGTGA
- the LOC114166081 gene encoding B3 domain-containing transcription factor NGA1-like isoform X2 encodes MELMQEVKGYSDSREEEEEEETAEEIVTREESSRLLHQHQDAAASNFIITNHHNHHHHHTTKQLDFMDLTLGGSKDEGNLQGSGGGAASSVFPHHATASSSADANVSNLQQPSEKEHMFDKVVTPSDVGKLNRLVIPKQHAEKYFPLDSSANEKGLLLNFEDRNGKLWRFRYSYWNSSQSYVMTKGWSRFVKEKKLDAGDIVSFQRGVGELYRHRLYIDWRRRPDHHHHHGPDPSASLFTPFFLPNQPHFIRWGATGRFYSLPSPNPPRHHDHLNQHLNYNNTMYHQHHHPFHHQLQGAAAAAGGNGTHHYNYHDMSSSGSGSVYYLRSTPPPMPFADHQTLNTRQQQQQEGGNVSSHTPIIIDSVPVAHHHHHLHHHHHGGSSTSTSPSTAGKRLRLFGVNMECASSTSEDPNCFSLLSSSSMAHATMANSNSPPSSSLPPLQLLREDSLSSPSSARFGDQRGEQQQQPSMLFDLDPSLQYRQ; translated from the exons ATGGAGTTGATGCAAGAAGTGAAAGGGTATTCCGATAGcagagaggaggaggaggaagaggaaaCAGCAGAAGAAATCGTGACGAGAGAAGAAAGCAGCA GGTTGTTACACCAACACCAGGATGCAGCAGCTTCCAATTTCATCATCACCAATCATCATAATCATCATCACCACCACACAACGAAGCAGCTAGATTTCATGGACTTGACACTGGGGGGCAGCAAGGATGAGGGGAATTTGCAGGGATCAGGAGGTGGTGCTGCTTCTTCTGTGTTTCCTCATCATGCAACTGCTAGTTCTTCTGCCGATGCTAACGTTAGCAACCTGCAGCAGCCTTCTGAGAAGGAGCACATGTTTGACAAAGTTGTGACGCCGAGTGATGTGGGTAAGCTGAACCGGTTGGTGATACCAAAGCAGCACGCTGAGAAGTATTTCCCTCTTGATTCCTCGGCCAATGAGAAGGGGCTGCTGCTAAATTTTGAGGACAGGAATGGTAAGTTATGGAGGTTCAGGTACTCCTATTGGAACAGCAGCCAGAGCTATGTGATGACCAAAGGCTGGAGCCGTTTTGTGaaggagaagaagcttgatgcCGGTGACATTGTGTCCTTCCAGCGAGGTGTAGGGGAGTTGTATAGGCATAGGTTGTACATAGATTGGAGGAGAAGGCCCGATCACCATCACCATCATGGCCCTGACCCTTCAGCCTCCCTTTTCACACCTTTCTTCCTTCCCAATCAGCCTCACTTCATCAGATGGGGTGCCACTGGCAGATTCTACTCCCTCCCCTCTCCCAACCCACCACGCCACCATGACCATTTGAACCAACACCTCAATTACAACAACACCATgtatcatcaacatcaccatccCTTTCATCACCAATTGCAAggtgctgctgctgctgctggaGGAAATGGAACTCATCACTACAACTATCATGACATGAGTAGTTCAGGATCTGGCTCCGTCTATTACCTCAGGTCTACCCCCCCACCAATGCCATTCGCCGATCACCAAACCTTGAACAcaagacaacaacaacaacaagagggGGGGAATGTTTCTTCTCATACTCCTATAATCATTGATTCTGTTCCGGTTGCTCACCACCACCATcatctccaccaccaccaccatggtGGTTCTAGTACTAGCACAAGTCCTAGCACTGCAGGGAAAAGACTTAGGCTGTTTGGGGTGAATATGGAATGTGCTTCTTCAACATCAGAAGACCCCAACTGCTTCAGCTTATTGTCCTCATCTTCAATGGCACATGCGACAATGGCTAATTCCAATTCACCTCCCTCTTCTTCACTACCACCTCTTCAGCTTTTGAGGGAAGACTCACTTTCATCACCATCATCGGCAAGGTTTGGGGATCAGAGAGgggaacaacaacaacaaccttcaATGCTTTTTGATCTGGATCCTTCTTTGCAATACCGGCAGTGA
- the LOC114167597 gene encoding NAC domain-containing protein 35-like isoform X2: protein MCSPKPTEIVGYGFRPTDEELVDFYLKHKLLGDDPRVHVLTHIDLCDVEPWEVPALLAKSEVQFKDPEWFFFSPVDFKYSNSKRVNRRTKCGFWKPTGKDRDVRTWDTNTVIGTKKTLVFHNGSASKGVKANWVIHEYHALNFHQSQAFVLCRLIKKPGKITEGKTDAVICDEVESSINLVSDYENQTRTERVPSGGMFTGVETICEATDQTDKGISPIEASIIDVEQYETSSLNSSSINAYFKNENNNTKISFKSMQNAYDNIQILNENNQISSPNLKTSLRNFHTPSESTWIPYEMTDISQIPFKSIQNSYEISQISYEILQTLLKSIGNSNEISQIPFDNTQISHEKFQTSCENNQIPFQITQNPCEITHTSFEVTQIPNEDSQAPFKIIETPFENNSITFKTTQIPYKNSQITSETVQHSFETTQTPFETIPKEELPNSHESLTIDEENMFGFLNCFTQSESLKRAYYESTCTDEEVVPNQDANIEDIPTMSTEYLISDKYHSLKWFKTSYDIGHGDTCLLSSNQEPNQESIWQDDFWGSGDIML, encoded by the exons ATGTGTTCACCAAAACCAACGGAGATTGTGGGATACGGTTTTCGTCCCACAGATGAAGAACTTGTCGACTTTTACCTCAAACACAAGTTGCTCGGTGATGATCCCCGTGTCCACGTCTTGACTCACATAGATCTCTGCGATGTGGAACCTTGGGAAGTACCAG CGTTGTTAGCAAAATCAGAAGTACAATTCAAAGACCCAGAATGGTTTTTCTTCAGTCCTGTTGATTTCAAGTATTCAAATAGTAAAAGGGTTAATAGAAGAACCAAGTGTGGGTTCTGGAAACCCACTGGAAAAGACCGTGATGTTAGAACCTGGGACACCAACACTGTAATAGGAACTAAGAAGACTCTTGTTTTCCATAATGGCTCAGCTTCCAAAGGTGTCAAGGCCAACTGGGTTATTCACGAATATCATGCTCTTAACTTTCATCAAAGCCAG GCTTTTGTTTTATGCCGGTTGATAAAGAAACCTGGGAAAATAACTGAAGGAAAAACTGATGCAGTGATATGTGATGAAGTTGAATCCAGTATAAACCTGGTTTCTGACTATGAAAATCAGACAAGAACAGAAAGAGTTCCATCT GGAGGTATGTTTACCGGGGTGGAAACAATCTGTGAGGCAACAGATCAAACAGACAAAGGCATCTCGCCAATTGAAGCTTCAATAATTGATGTTGAGCAGTATGAAACATCTTCTCTAAACTCTTCATCAATCAATgcctattttaaaaatgaaaacaataatactaaaatttcattcaaaagtATGCAGAATGCATATGACAATATCCAAATtctaaatgaaaataatcaaatttcaagtccaaatttaaaaacttcatTGAGAAATTTTCATACACCTTCTGAGAGTACATGGATCCCATATGAAATGACTGATATTTCACAAATTCCATTTAAAAGTATCCAGAATTCATATGAAATTAGCCAAATTTCATATGAAATTTTGCAAACTCTATTGAAAAGTATCGGGAATTCAAATGAAATTAGTCAAATTCCATTTGACAATACCCAGATTTCACATGAAAAATTTCAGACTTCATGTGAAAATAACCAGATTCCATTTCAAATTACTCAGAATCCATGTGAAATTACCCACACTTCATTTGAAGTTACCCAGATTCCGAATGAAGATTCGCAAGCTCCATTTAAAATTATCGAGACTCCATTTGAAAATAACTCAATTACATTTAAAACTACCCAAATTCCATATAAAAATTCACAGATAACATCTGAAACTGTACAACATTCATTTGAAACTACGCAAACTCCTTTTGAAACTATACCGAAAGAGGAGTTGCCGAATTCTCATGAGAGTTTAAcaattgatgaagaaaacaTGTTCGGTTTTCTTAATTGCTTCACTCAATCAGAGTCATTGAAAAGAGCATACTACGAAAGCACATGTACAGATGAAGAAGTCGTCCCTAATCag GATGCTAATATTGAGGATATTCCAACTATGAGTACTGAATATCTTATTTCAGACAAATACCATTcattaaaatggtttaaaacaTCATATGATATTGGACATGGTGACACATGTCTTCTATCTTCTAACCAAGAACCAAATCAAGAAAGTATATGGCAAGATGATTTCTGGGGGAGTGGAGACATCATGTTATGA
- the LOC114166081 gene encoding B3 domain-containing transcription factor NGA1-like isoform X1 — MELMQEVKGYSDSREEEEEEETAEEIVTREESSSKHHYPFSSPSLSLSPAPSISNYTSTTSAARPHHHHHVINIPHQQNPWLGMNIHDHDHHLQSPETTESHNSSSGLGLLHQHQDAAASNFIITNHHNHHHHHTTKQLDFMDLTLGGSKDEGNLQGSGGGAASSVFPHHATASSSADANVSNLQQPSEKEHMFDKVVTPSDVGKLNRLVIPKQHAEKYFPLDSSANEKGLLLNFEDRNGKLWRFRYSYWNSSQSYVMTKGWSRFVKEKKLDAGDIVSFQRGVGELYRHRLYIDWRRRPDHHHHHGPDPSASLFTPFFLPNQPHFIRWGATGRFYSLPSPNPPRHHDHLNQHLNYNNTMYHQHHHPFHHQLQGAAAAAGGNGTHHYNYHDMSSSGSGSVYYLRSTPPPMPFADHQTLNTRQQQQQEGGNVSSHTPIIIDSVPVAHHHHHLHHHHHGGSSTSTSPSTAGKRLRLFGVNMECASSTSEDPNCFSLLSSSSMAHATMANSNSPPSSSLPPLQLLREDSLSSPSSARFGDQRGEQQQQPSMLFDLDPSLQYRQ; from the coding sequence ATGGAGTTGATGCAAGAAGTGAAAGGGTATTCCGATAGcagagaggaggaggaggaagaggaaaCAGCAGAAGAAATCGTGACGAGAGAAGAAAGCAGCAGTAAGCACCACTACCCCTTTTCTTCTCCCTCTTTGTCTTTATCTCCTGCTCCTTCAATATCAAATTATACTTCTACTACTTCTGCTGCACGTCCTCATCACCATCATCATGTAATAAATATTCCTCACCAACAAAATCCATGGCTGGGGATGAATATTCATGATCATGATCATCATCTTCAGTCTCCAGAGACCACTGAATCTCACAATTCATCATCTGGGTTAGGGTTGTTACACCAACACCAGGATGCAGCAGCTTCCAATTTCATCATCACCAATCATCATAATCATCATCACCACCACACAACGAAGCAGCTAGATTTCATGGACTTGACACTGGGGGGCAGCAAGGATGAGGGGAATTTGCAGGGATCAGGAGGTGGTGCTGCTTCTTCTGTGTTTCCTCATCATGCAACTGCTAGTTCTTCTGCCGATGCTAACGTTAGCAACCTGCAGCAGCCTTCTGAGAAGGAGCACATGTTTGACAAAGTTGTGACGCCGAGTGATGTGGGTAAGCTGAACCGGTTGGTGATACCAAAGCAGCACGCTGAGAAGTATTTCCCTCTTGATTCCTCGGCCAATGAGAAGGGGCTGCTGCTAAATTTTGAGGACAGGAATGGTAAGTTATGGAGGTTCAGGTACTCCTATTGGAACAGCAGCCAGAGCTATGTGATGACCAAAGGCTGGAGCCGTTTTGTGaaggagaagaagcttgatgcCGGTGACATTGTGTCCTTCCAGCGAGGTGTAGGGGAGTTGTATAGGCATAGGTTGTACATAGATTGGAGGAGAAGGCCCGATCACCATCACCATCATGGCCCTGACCCTTCAGCCTCCCTTTTCACACCTTTCTTCCTTCCCAATCAGCCTCACTTCATCAGATGGGGTGCCACTGGCAGATTCTACTCCCTCCCCTCTCCCAACCCACCACGCCACCATGACCATTTGAACCAACACCTCAATTACAACAACACCATgtatcatcaacatcaccatccCTTTCATCACCAATTGCAAggtgctgctgctgctgctggaGGAAATGGAACTCATCACTACAACTATCATGACATGAGTAGTTCAGGATCTGGCTCCGTCTATTACCTCAGGTCTACCCCCCCACCAATGCCATTCGCCGATCACCAAACCTTGAACAcaagacaacaacaacaacaagagggGGGGAATGTTTCTTCTCATACTCCTATAATCATTGATTCTGTTCCGGTTGCTCACCACCACCATcatctccaccaccaccaccatggtGGTTCTAGTACTAGCACAAGTCCTAGCACTGCAGGGAAAAGACTTAGGCTGTTTGGGGTGAATATGGAATGTGCTTCTTCAACATCAGAAGACCCCAACTGCTTCAGCTTATTGTCCTCATCTTCAATGGCACATGCGACAATGGCTAATTCCAATTCACCTCCCTCTTCTTCACTACCACCTCTTCAGCTTTTGAGGGAAGACTCACTTTCATCACCATCATCGGCAAGGTTTGGGGATCAGAGAGgggaacaacaacaacaaccttcaATGCTTTTTGATCTGGATCCTTCTTTGCAATACCGGCAGTGA
- the LOC114167597 gene encoding NAC domain-containing protein 35-like isoform X3 — MCSPKPTEIVGYGFRPTDEELVDFYLKHKLLGDDPRVHVLTHIDLCDVEPWEVPALLAKSEVQFKDPEWFFFSPVDFKYSNSKRVNRRTKCGFWKPTGKDRDVRTWDTNTVIGTKKTLVFHNGSASKGVKANWVIHEYHALNFHQSQKAFVLCRLIKKPGKITEGKTDAVICDEVESSINLVSDYENQTRTERVPSGGMFTGVETICEATDQTDKGISPIEASIIDVEQYETSSLNSSSINAYFKNENNNTKISFKSMQNAYDNIQILNENNQISSPNLKTSLRNFHTPSESTWIPYEMTDISQIPFKSIQNSYEISQISYEILQTLLKSIGNSNEISQIPFDNTQISHEKFQTSCENNQIPFQITQTPFENNSITFKTTQIPYKNSQITSETVQHSFETTQTPFETIPKEELPNSHESLTIDEENMFGFLNCFTQSESLKRAYYESTCTDEEVVPNQDANIEDIPTMSTEYLISDKYHSLKWFKTSYDIGHGDTCLLSSNQEPNQESIWQDDFWGSGDIML; from the exons ATGTGTTCACCAAAACCAACGGAGATTGTGGGATACGGTTTTCGTCCCACAGATGAAGAACTTGTCGACTTTTACCTCAAACACAAGTTGCTCGGTGATGATCCCCGTGTCCACGTCTTGACTCACATAGATCTCTGCGATGTGGAACCTTGGGAAGTACCAG CGTTGTTAGCAAAATCAGAAGTACAATTCAAAGACCCAGAATGGTTTTTCTTCAGTCCTGTTGATTTCAAGTATTCAAATAGTAAAAGGGTTAATAGAAGAACCAAGTGTGGGTTCTGGAAACCCACTGGAAAAGACCGTGATGTTAGAACCTGGGACACCAACACTGTAATAGGAACTAAGAAGACTCTTGTTTTCCATAATGGCTCAGCTTCCAAAGGTGTCAAGGCCAACTGGGTTATTCACGAATATCATGCTCTTAACTTTCATCAAAGCCAG AAGGCTTTTGTTTTATGCCGGTTGATAAAGAAACCTGGGAAAATAACTGAAGGAAAAACTGATGCAGTGATATGTGATGAAGTTGAATCCAGTATAAACCTGGTTTCTGACTATGAAAATCAGACAAGAACAGAAAGAGTTCCATCT GGAGGTATGTTTACCGGGGTGGAAACAATCTGTGAGGCAACAGATCAAACAGACAAAGGCATCTCGCCAATTGAAGCTTCAATAATTGATGTTGAGCAGTATGAAACATCTTCTCTAAACTCTTCATCAATCAATgcctattttaaaaatgaaaacaataatactaaaatttcattcaaaagtATGCAGAATGCATATGACAATATCCAAATtctaaatgaaaataatcaaatttcaagtccaaatttaaaaacttcatTGAGAAATTTTCATACACCTTCTGAGAGTACATGGATCCCATATGAAATGACTGATATTTCACAAATTCCATTTAAAAGTATCCAGAATTCATATGAAATTAGCCAAATTTCATATGAAATTTTGCAAACTCTATTGAAAAGTATCGGGAATTCAAATGAAATTAGTCAAATTCCATTTGACAATACCCAGATTTCACATGAAAAATTTCAGACTTCATGTGAAAATAACCAGATTCCATTTCAAATTACTC AGACTCCATTTGAAAATAACTCAATTACATTTAAAACTACCCAAATTCCATATAAAAATTCACAGATAACATCTGAAACTGTACAACATTCATTTGAAACTACGCAAACTCCTTTTGAAACTATACCGAAAGAGGAGTTGCCGAATTCTCATGAGAGTTTAAcaattgatgaagaaaacaTGTTCGGTTTTCTTAATTGCTTCACTCAATCAGAGTCATTGAAAAGAGCATACTACGAAAGCACATGTACAGATGAAGAAGTCGTCCCTAATCag GATGCTAATATTGAGGATATTCCAACTATGAGTACTGAATATCTTATTTCAGACAAATACCATTcattaaaatggtttaaaacaTCATATGATATTGGACATGGTGACACATGTCTTCTATCTTCTAACCAAGAACCAAATCAAGAAAGTATATGGCAAGATGATTTCTGGGGGAGTGGAGACATCATGTTATGA